Genomic DNA from Proteobacteria bacterium CG1_02_64_396:
TTAGGGAAACGCTGATGAAAGGCTCCTGCCTTGAATCAGCACGCTACGCAAAAATCAAAAGTAGGCGCCCTGAGGCGGCGATGGTTTTGGCTTCGCTTGCAAAATCAGCAGAGCTTCGGCGACTTAGGCCGCCTCCTACGACAGCGCTATGTTGGTGGCCCTTCCCTGGGCCGCTCGGAAGCGCGAATCAATCAGCGCTTCCTTAACCCTGAGCAAACCGGGCAATCAGGTTTTTCGCCCGCTCTTGAATCGCGGTGGGGGCGTGGTCGCTGAAGAGGTTGGAGACCACGGCGCAGGCATCGATGCCGGTGGCGGCCACTTGGCCGATGTTCTCGCCGTCGATTCCCCCGATGGCGACCACCGGCACCTTCAAGGTGGCGACCGCCTCTTTGAGCACGTCGAGGCTGATGGTGGGGGACTGGGGTTTGGTTTCGGAGGGAAACATCGAACCGAAGGCGACGTAATCGGCGCCGTCGGCCACCGCCTGTTTGGCCCGTTCTAGATCGCCGTAGCACGAGACCCCGATGATCGCCTCTTCACCGACGATTTCGCGCACTGCGTCGAGGTCGGTCGCGTCCTCCTGGCCCAGGTGAACCCCATCGGCCCCCGCCTGGCGGCAGGCCTCCGGGTCGTCGTTGACGATCAACAGGGCGCCGGCCCGGTAGGTAAAGGGTTTGAGTCGCCGCGCCAGGGCAACCCGACGGGCGGTCCCGCCGCTTTTGGTGCGGATTTGCACCGCCTTAGCCCCCCCCGCCAGGGCGGCGGCGATCTGGGTTTCGATCGAGGCGTCGGGGGTGAGCTGTTCGTCGGTGATGACGTAAAGGGGCGAGGCGAACATATGAAGCTCCGTGGTCGGGTGAAAGGTTGAACGGGGGTGCGAAGCCACGAA
This window encodes:
- a CDS encoding thiamine-phosphate diphosphorylase, coding for MFASPLYVITDEQLTPDASIETQIAAALAGGAKAVQIRTKSGGTARRVALARRLKPFTYRAGALLIVNDDPEACRQAGADGVHLGQEDATDLDAVREIVGEEAIIGVSCYGDLERAKQAVADGADYVAFGSMFPSETKPQSPTISLDVLKEAVATLKVPVVAIGGIDGENIGQVAATGIDACAVVSNLFSDHAPTAIQERAKNLIARFAQG